Below is a genomic region from Sinobacterium norvegicum.
ATTCTTTTTGTGACATACCCTGTAGCTCGACGGCATTTAACAATGCCGCCTCATCGTCGGGCAGGCCTTGAATAAAGGGCGCAATACACTGCGCCAGCTGTTGGCGAACATCGTCGTCCTCACCGCCATACCACAGATCGTCCTCACTCAGGCCTCGCCCCTTGGCTGTGCGCCGGTAATAATCGATGATGGCGTGATTAGCGATTTGAAACAGCCACGCCTTTACGCTCTGACTATTCTTCAACGAGGTGAGGTTTTCATAGGTTTTGATTAACACCTCTTGCAGCAAGTCTTCA
It encodes:
- the sigZ gene encoding RNA polymerase sigma factor SigZ; this translates as MSDLQLDAIWAEYRSSIEAFLHSRISNRSEVEDLLQEVLIKTYENLTSLKNSQSVKAWLFQIANHAIIDYYRRTAKGRGLSEDDLWYGGEDDDVRQQLAQCIAPFIQGLPDDEAALLNAVELQGMSQKEYAEVHDLSYSTLKSRVQKSRRDLRALFDGCCQFDLDKDGRLIEFEEKPKPCPPPAGKLGC